One segment of Excalfactoria chinensis isolate bCotChi1 chromosome 27, bCotChi1.hap2, whole genome shotgun sequence DNA contains the following:
- the LOC140262994 gene encoding class I histocompatibility antigen, F10 alpha chain-like — MCLCGMLGLLLCAVCGAAGELHSLRYIQTGMTDPGPGLPWFVIVGYVDGEIFVHYDSTARRFVPRTEWMAANMDQQYWDEETEIAQGNEQKSHVSLDNLAWLYNQSGGSHTVQRMAGCDILEDGTTRGYYQYAYDGRDFIAFDKDTMTFTAVVPEAVPSKRAWEEGGVPERQKHYLEETCVQWLRRYVEHGKAELGRKEQPEVRVWGKEADGILTLSCRAHGFYPRPIAVSWVKDGAVLGQDTHSGGIVPNSDGTYHTWVTIEALPGDGDKYQCRVEHASLPQPGLYSWERPQSNVLPIVVGVVIAAVAIAIVAGVGFIIYRRLAGKSGDVVGDLGGFEAPSGAPSLAVM; from the exons ATGTGTCTGtgcgggatgctggggctgctgctgtgcgccgtgtgcggggcggcgggcg AGCTCCATTCCCTGCGGTACATCCAAACGGGGATGACGGatcccggccccgggctgccctGGTTCGTGATCGTGGGGTACGTGGACGGCGAAATCTTCGTGCACTACGACAGCACCGCGCGGAGGTTCGTGCCCCGCACCGAGTGGATGGCGGCCAACATGGACCAGCAGTACTGGGATGAGGAGACGGAGATCGCACAGGGCAATGAGCAGAAAAGCCACGTGAGCCTGGACAATTTAGCATGGCTCTACAACCAGAGCGGCG GGTCTCACACGGTGCAGCGGATGGCTGGCTGTGACATCCTCGAGGACGGCACCACCCGGGGGTATTATCAGTATGCCTATGATGGGAGAGACTTCATTGCCTTCGACAAAGACACGATGACGTTCACTGCGGTGGTTCCAGAGGCAGTTCCCTCCAAGAGGGCgtgggaggaaggaggtgtTCCTGAGAGACAGAAACATTACCTGGAGGAAACCTGTGTGCAGTGGCTGCGGAGATATGTGGAGCacgggaaggcagagctggggaggaaag AGCAACCCGAGGTGCgagtgtgggggaaggaggccgACGGGATCCTGACCTTGTCCTGCCGCGCTCACGGCTTCTACCCGCGGCCCATCGCCGTCAGCTGGGTGAAGGACGGCGCGGTGCTGGGCCAGGACACCCACTCGGGGGGCATCGTGCCCAACAGCGACGGCACCTACCACACCTGGGTCACCATCGAGGCGCTGCCGGGGGACGGGGACAAGTACCAGTGCCGCGTGGAGCACgccagcctgccccagcccgGCCTCTACTCGTGGg agCGGCCACAGTCCAACGTGTTGCCCATCGTGGTGGGGGTGGTCATAGCTGCTGTTGCCATTGCCATCGTGGCTGGTGTTGGATTCATCATCTACAGACGCCTGGCAGGTAAAAGTGGAGACGTGGTGGGGGATTTGGGGGGATTTGAGGCTCCATCGGGAgcccccagcctggctgtgatgtga